A window from Telopea speciosissima isolate NSW1024214 ecotype Mountain lineage chromosome 8, Tspe_v1, whole genome shotgun sequence encodes these proteins:
- the LOC122671437 gene encoding calcium and calcium/calmodulin-dependent serine/threonine-protein kinase-like — protein MRQEIRRLSDDYDIANTLGRGGFSVVRRGIRKNSGGKIQVAIKTLRRLGNSQGMPCSQAGETSTASVGFPTWQDQVPISEALLRNEILAMKKIAKEVSPHPNVIHLYNIYEDPNAVHIVLELCSGGELFDRIVSQGRYSEKGAAAVIQQIANGLSALHRANIVHRDLKPENCLFLNSSENSPLKIMDFGLSSVDDFTDPIVGLFGSIDYVSPETLSQQRISSATDMWSLGVIMYILLSGYPPFYCKSNRLKQRLILTGEFSFDEYSWKNISPSAKQLISSLLVVDPSRRPTAQELLLHPWVTGDSATRDLIDAEIVSRLQNFNAHRKFRAAAIASVCGIKVFLRTKKLRDLVGSHDLTPEELEKLGMHFKKMCSNGVSATLPEFEKVLTAMNMSSLIPLAPRIYEIFDSNHDGTVDMREILCGFSSLRNLQGDDAFRLCFQMYDTDKSGCITKDEVASLLRALPEDCLPADITEPGKLDEIFDEMDTNNDGKVTFEEFKAAMKRDCSLQDAVLSSLCPT, from the exons ATGCGGCAAGAAATAAGGAGATTATCTGATGATTATGATATTGCCAATACTCTAGGGAGGGGAGGATTTTCAGTTGTAAGAAGGGGAATAAGGAAAAATAGTGGAGGAAAAATCCAGGTAGCCATCAAGACTCTCAGGAGACTAGGAAATTCTCAGGGAATGCCATGTAGCCAAGCAGGAGAAACAAGTACTGCCTCTGTAGGATTTCCAACATGGCAGGATCAGGTCCCAATTTCAGAGGCTTTACTGAGAAATGAGATTCTGGCTATGAAGAAGATAGCCAAAGAAGTATCTCCCCATCCCAATGTGATACACCTCTATAACATCTATGAAGACCCAAATGCAGTCCACATTGTGCTTGAGCTTTGTTCTGGAGGTGAGCTTTTCGATAGAATAGTATCGCAGGGAAGGTACTCGGAGAAAGGAGCTGCAGCTGTGATTCAGCAAATTGCCAATGGCTTAAGTGCGCTACACCGGGCCAATATTGTTCACCGTGACTTGAAGCCAGAGAATTGCCTGTTCTTGAACAGCAGTGAGAATTCACCTTTGAAGATTATGGACTTTGGATTGAGTTCTGTAGATGATTTCACCGACCCAATTGTTGGATTGTTCGGTTCAATTGATTATGTCTCACCGGAGACCTTATCTCAACAAAGAATTTCTTCTGCAACTGATATGTGGTCTTTGGGAGTAATCATGTATATCCTCCTTTCTGG GTATCCACCTTTCTATTGTAAATCAAATCGGCTAAAGCAACGACTCATATTGACT GGTGAATTCAGCTTTGATGAATATAGTTGGAAGAACATTTCTCCATCAGCAAAGCAATTGATTTCCAGCCTTTTAGTTGTTGATCCTAGTAGGAGACCAACAGCTCAAGAG CTTCTCTTGCATCCTTGGGTCACAGGGGATTCAGCAACACGGGACCTCATAGATGCTGAAATTGTTTCTCGACTACAGAATTTCAATGCACATCGTAAATTTCGTGCAGCAGCTATAGCCAGTGTATGTGGTATAAAAGTTTTCTTGAGAACAAAGAAACTAAGAGATCTTGTAGGGTCACATGACCTCACTCCTGAAGAACTTGAGAAGCTAGGGATGCATTTCAAGAAAAT GTGTTCAAATGGAGTCAGTGCTACACTCCCTGAATTTGAAAAGGTCCTTACAGCAATGAATATGTCCTCACTTATCCCTCTTGCCCCCCGCATCTATGAAATATTTGATAGTAACCATGATGGAACTGTCGATATGAGGGAGATACTGTGTGGGTTCTCATCCCTCAGAAATTTACAAGGAGATGATGCTTTTCGCCTTTGTTTCCAG ATGTATGATACAGACAAGTCTGGGTGCATCACCAAGGATGAAGTGGCATCCCTGCTTAGA GCATTGCCAGAAGATTGCCTTCCTGCAGATATCACAGAACCCGGAAAACTGGATGAAATATTTGATGAGATGGATACAAATAATGATGGGAAGGTCACATTCGAAGAGTTTAAAGCTGCCATGAAGAGAGATTGCTCCCTCCAAGATGCAGTCCTCTCCTCCCTCTGCCCAACCTAA